The Sorghum bicolor cultivar BTx623 chromosome 6, Sorghum_bicolor_NCBIv3, whole genome shotgun sequence genome contains the following window.
GCTAGAAGATGAATCAGACTTAGCATCCATGAAAGCTAAAGCATTAACAACAGTTGATGACCATGCATGAAGACGAGGGCATCTCAAACCAAGATCAAATGCATTTGAGCTTAGGAATTCAAGATATGATAtctgaaaaaaaataattaaattcCAGAAACAATAACGAATATAACTATTGTAATTTTAGAAAAGAATAGCAAGAATTACCACAAGTATATGGCAGCAGCCGCCAATTACATTTGAACCAGTTGTTCTCTTATGAACTTTGAACTTGACAAGATATGACACAAGCCAATCCAGCACAAAGGAGCACCAATCATATTTTGGAACAGATGAGATGTTAAGCACAGCATGGTAATACCTGGTACTACATGCACCTCTTGTGTTTGGACATAAAAAGGAAGATAGAGCCAAAAGCATGAATAGCCTACCAAACTCAAAATCTGAAAGGTCAGGTGTTATCTGATTGCAAAGCTCAGACACAGTAGGAGTAACACCTCTAGAATAAATCTGATCTTTGATAATCTTATATGACTCCAGAGTACCAAACCTAAGAATGTGTAAGCCACCATTGGGAATCCCTAAAATCTTGTGAACACACTTTGGATTGAGTTCAAAGTTGAATCCATTAGGAAGCATTAAAGTTCTAGTTGCAGCATTAAAATGGTCAATCAACCAGAGCAACAAATTTGTTGGAAGCCGAGGGCAACATAATTCCAACAATCCTGAGAAACCAAGATCTTGAACAACTTCTTTTTGCTGTTGAGATAGATTAGACACAACATCTACAAACATTTCAACAGTACTGCAACCATGATTAACCTATAGCAAAAACAAATCAAAATTGAAGATATCAACATGATGAGTTGCTTAAAAATGAAATTAAGTCAAAGTATAATCTGTTGATAAGTGATAATCAAAACTAATATAATAATACACATACTTTACATTTCTTGATATCACTTGATAGACCTTCATCACAAGTAAACTCGATACGTTTATTGAACTTGGGTAAATCCATAATACCTGTGTAACAAAAATTAGATGAAATTAGGAAAAATCAAGTGAACAAATAGCAGAACATAAAAATCAAAAGTTGGGGAAAATTTtaggaacaaaaaaaaattcaaaaccaGTTGAATTGAGTGCTTGATGGACAAAGAGAGAGTGTGACCATCAATCATTGCAAACAAGGAATTCAACTAAATTTGAGTCTCCAATGAAGAGGACCCACGGCCAACACAACCGCATCAGCTGGGAGGCACACAAAAAAGCAGTATAACGAGTAACCCTAAAGATAAAGAAAACTGgaaggaagaggaggaaagaGAGAAATCGCATGGATCCAAAGACAAATTCCATTTCTTAGTCCATAGAAAGTTTCTAGGGTTAGGATACTTACTTGTCACATGGAACGCCACGCACCACCTAGATCCACCTGCACCCGACCCGGCAGTCTTGCAAATGAAGAGACTGACTAAGTTTCCGATGGAGGAGTCACTATAATAATATATTACATTGGAGTCAAAAAGGTAAACGCAAACTTATACTGTCCAACTTAGTTAGGCAAAGTTAGCCATAAAGTTATGCACCCTATGTAGTAGTCTATAAGTTATATGTATAACTTGTAAGTATATGTTAGCTCGTATTATATAAGTTGATCTgaagaaaataaatattataGTTTGAAGAAGGCGATGCAAATAGAAATCACGAGATTATGAAATATACAACAAAATGGTAAAAACACCCTAAAAATAATAGTACATAGTATTGTTAATCATAAATATCATTTTCACATACAGATATATAGTTCCAAAAACTAGATAAGTTATCGAAACTTGGTAACGCTGAGATcttaaattaaaataaatatcaCAAACTTAAAGACTACGTCACGAAAGAGTGAATAGATCAACTCGATGTCATCATGTCTTGTAATCCTCAATTGAGAGCAACTGCACGAACTCCACCAATCTCTGAATCATGGGGACGAAGCGAAAAACAACTACACCACAGAAACTCATAGCGGTATGAGAGCAAAGTCTGCACATCTGCATGTGAACGAACAATAACAAAAATAGATGGTCGTAGATATTCTTTAGCAAGCCTGTAACTTCGATGCCCAAGAACTTGATGTACGATTGCGGAAGCCTTCTGCGGttaagaaagagaagaaaaaatggGAGCAGCTTTTGTCTTACAAGAATATGCATATAATATTTATAGCATCCTGGGTCCTATGATACCCCTTAGCGCAGCACCAGTTGCGAAAATACAGACGGTTTAACAAGACGTGGGTAAGACACACTCATGTAGAGCAGCAGTTTgataaaagaataataaaaaaaagagaaccaGCCGCAAATGCAGTGGAAAATAGTAAATGGGCCTACTCAGAGTTATAGTGGCCCAGTAACtataatacaataaaatattgCCACACACATAGATAGGACGCGACCACCAGACAAAGACATGCGCAGCCGCGCCTATCAGGTGGCACAGAACCCTAGGACCCAAGCAGCCGCCCCAGGTGGGAGACGCCAAAACACAACAAAAATCCAAGGTACGAATATGGGATTCTTTGATTAAATCTACATATTAGATCTGAGGTACTTCTTGTACTACTTGAATACACAAACTCCATCGAGATTCAAGCATCTATCAGTTGAGATTGTTTGCTAAAACTTCATTTATACAGAAACTTCTTAAACTACTTAGAAACAAGTTCCTCTGCAACAATTGACCTTGGAAGTTGCTCTACAACAATTTGATCTCTAAAGTGATTTGGTTTTTTCTTTGTTCTTGCctcctgaaaagaaaaaaaagatttaaTTAATACTTCATAAAATGCAGGGAAATGATAAAGACTAATATTCAACAGCTCTTAGAAAGTTCCAGTACAATAGATGATTTGTGTCCAAGACAAAATGTACAACcacaacaggtgcttcaaaagtTTATGCAGGTGAGTAACATGTGCAATGTATATAACTTCAGTTTTAAATCTTCAGAATACTCATTACCTACTGAAAATATGCAAGTGGAATTACATATTATATGGAATTATAAGTATGTATTCTGGTATATAGAGATCTTATACTTGTCATATTTGTGACACAAGTTATCAGAAATACACTAGGCATTCTAGAATAGTCATGACTTATTTGTTATTTGTATCAACGTACTATACTTGTCTCCAGGTGATGCAATTGAAAAAAACTCAGATTGTCTTTCTGTGCATTATAGGCATTCACCAACAAGAGACTAGACAGACAAGACAAAGAGAAAGATTGCAGCCTTGCAGAGTTGGAAGCTTATTTGTTAACTACAAACAATAGTACCACAACAAAAAACACAGGACAAAATGTCAAATTTGATACATACACTGTTATTGCTGCAAATAACAACATATCAGTTGAACCAGGAAACGAATCAGAATCTTTGCAAGCACCAAGATTATTTGATCTAAATCAGGTAATTGAAAAGGGAAATTGTATGTATCTATTATAATTGTGGTTCAAGATACAAATAGATATACAAAATTAGCCTTACTTATGATGGATTAAATGCAGGAGGCTCAAGGTGACGCAGAGGATACTGCAACAACAAATTCTAGAAGCACAATATATACACAACTACATAACGAGCAAGCACAACGAATACAAAATCAAGAAGAAAGAAATGTAAGTGAATTACACTATAAATCTATAGAGTTATGAGTTTGTAGTAGAATATCATTATCAAGATAATGATTCAAAAGAACACAATTGCAGCTGGAGAAAGAAGTATTGCAACAGCATGAAAATCAAGAGGGCAATACCCAAACTCAAGAAGAACTTGCAAATGAGACTAGGCATCCAACTGAACCTAGCAACACTACTGAAGACAGAATTATAGATGACATATCAGAACCACCTGCACAAACAACTGAAGAGCGTGAAATGGACAACATGTTTGAAGAAGCAAACTATCCATCGATGAATGAGATTGAGAATGCAGAGGAACCACAAGTTGGGATGTCTTTTGCAACAAGAGAAGATGCCTTTTATGCATTCAAAATTTATGCTAGAAAGAAGGGATTTGCAGTCAGGAAAGATGCCTCTTACACATCTAGAATCACAGGGCAGCTAGAGAGACAGATGTTTGTATGCAATAGGAGTGGCAAGCCAATCTGCACAGATGGGCCAGGACGAAAAAGAAGAAGTAATGTACTCGAAAACACAAATTGCAAGGTGCTTGTCCGGGTGAAGCTTGAATTAGGGTTGTGGGTGGTGACTGCAGTACATCTAGAACATAACCATGAGCTCGCACCATCAACGTGGCTGGTCAGATTCATGAGATGCCACAAGAACATGAACGAGAGTGAGAAAAACTTTATTGGTGTTCTACAGAACAGTAGGGTGCCACCAAGGAAAGTCATGTCAATCTTTAGACTATTGAGAGGACACTTGAGGTGTATTGGATTCGATGCAAAAGATGTCAGTAATCTACAAAGCAAGGAACGGATGCAACACAAGCATAAGGACATAGCTGAGCTCCTAGACATATTCAAAGATAGACAGAAAACTATTCCAGGCTTCTACTACAGTGTCATGGCAGATGAAGATGGCACAGTTAGAAGCATCTTTTGGACTGATGCAATTGGAATTGCTAACTACAAAGTATATGGCGACTACATGTCGTTCGACACAACATTCAGTACCAATTTATATGGGATGCCATTTGCACCGATAATTGGTGTCAACAACCATGGGAAGACAATATTATTTGGGTGTGCCCTCCTAAAAGATCAAACTATCAGTACATTCGAGTGGCTCTTTGATACATTCTTGATTGCAAATAACGGAAAGATGCCAAGCTCTATAATATCCGATCAAGATCAGTCCATTGCAAGTGCTATTCAGTCTAAATTTCCTACAGCTGTACGGAGGTTTTGCTTCTGGCATATTGTTAAGgaactaaaaagaaaaaatgtgGCCTTTTTCGCAGCAAGACCAAACCTCTACAAGAAGCTGAAATATGCAGTGAAGAACTCATTCACAATACAAGAATTTGAAATGAGATGGAATGAGATACTAGATGAATATCAAGCAAGAGAGAACAATAGTATCAATTATCTTTACAACATCAGGAGGTACTGGGTACCAGCATATTTCATGAGCTCCTTCTACCCCTTCTCTAGCACTACTGGGAGAAGTGAGAGCACAAATGCTCTATTCAAAGGGTACGTGACACACAAAGAGACAATAGTCAACTTCTTTGAAGCATATGAACAGATACAAGAGAAGAATTTATCAACACTAGACCGTTGTAGGTTCAACTCTGAGATCAAATGCCCAAGCAAATGGTCGTTCAATGGGCTAGAACAACATGCAGCGACACTATATACAACTGCAATCTTCCAAAGGGTTCAGAAGGAGTTCAAATCTGCAACAGCTTATGCAGTCAAAGAGATTGTTCCAGAAAAGATGTTCCAGCTAAGAAGAAAAACAGTGTATGATAGTGAATTTGAAAAAGAAGAATTCGAAGTGACAGTCACAGAAGATAAGGAGCATTTCACATGCTCATGTAGGAAATTGGACCGTGATGGTATACCGTGCTGTCATGTGCTGAAAATAGCAGAGAGGTTGGATTTGCTAATGATTCCTGCAAGTTTTGTAAGGTACAGATGGACAAAGCAGGCTGATCAGGAAATAGTACTGCAGGTTGGCCAAGAATTGACACTCAAACATGGCAATGCAGCAAATTCAATTCAATACTGCTTGATGATGGGGGAAGTGTCAGACTACTGTTCAAGCATTTCTGGAAACAAGAGAGCTGTTGAGCTTTTCACAGCTGAGTTTCATAAATTAAAAGAGACAATCAATTCAAAACTGACAGAACATCAAGATGCTAGTGGGAACCAAAATGGAAGTACATATGTTGAAGGCACAAGTACTACAACATTAAAGAATCCTCCGATACCTGAAGAGAGAAGCAATAAGAAAAGGAGAAGATCCATAgctgaaaagaaagaaaagcagGCAATAgctaaagcaaaaaaaaaagcagcACCCAAAAAAAACACCGTGAAAAGGTGCACTCAATGCAAGAGTACACTGCATGACAAAAAGAGTTGCCCAGAGATTGGAAAGATGCCACAGCTACCACAGGTACAACATTCAGCTTAATTAATTTTTCATTTTACTAAGAACTAACTATTGACGTACTAATGATCTTCATAAAACACTATTACTACAGGCAATCCAAAGACAACGACAAATGAGAGGTGGCAAAAAGCAAAAACAACAAAGGGAATATAAATCACAAAGCTTTATTCAGATGTAGTTAAGATGTAGTAGGCATAAATTAAACATGAtgtaaaaaaattatcaacctTTCAAGTTGTACTGAGTTAATTTAAAGAATTGTTAAGTTTAATTATTATTGAAGACAAGGATGCATGATACAGATTATGTTCTCATATGAGAATGGTTCAAGTAAAGAAGTTTTGTTCTCTTACCAGGTTTGTTTTTGTCAAGAATTTTTTGTACTGCTGGCAAGACGCGAACATTTTGTCTGTGTGTAAGCATGAATGCACCATACTTTACTCTAAGATTGTAAATATCTTCctacagaaaaaaaaagaaaaaagtataagGACATGCGGATTAGTTTCCAATAaaacaaataaaatataaatgttCCAAGACAAACATACATTGTGAATAGGAAGAATTTGTCGACCATCCCACGTACTCATGAAATTCATAACATATATGCCACAGTCATTACTGAAAAAAAGAATAAATTCAAATATTAATACAAAAGAAAGAACTCAAAAGGGAATAGTTTGAAAAGAAACTCACGTTGTCTCCTGTTGGGGTACATTATGTATTGAGGAAGTAAAAGTACTGAAGTCAATAACATCATCTTCATCTCTCATCATAAAATCAACCACCTTTTCAAAATTTCCACGCTATAATTTGAACAAATTGAACTATAAGAACCATatttgaattttatataaacAATTAGATAAGGATAAAAACCAAAATACTAACAATATAAGAAGAAATATCGCCCTCAGAAACACGAAAATTTAATGAACTCAGAATATCAAAACGCTTATCCCTCATATTAGCAACAACCAACCACCAGTGTTGATCATGGCAAACAGGCATGAAGACCTGCAAAAGTaattgtgagaacaagttgtgACCAAAAGTTTTGAAGTTACAGACCTAAGTAACACAACAGAGGTAGGCAAAGTTACAGACCTAAGTTAGGAGAACAAGTTATGACAAAAAAATATCAAAGTAACTCACATTCTTGAGTTAGAGAGGACAAGTTAGGCAGTTTAGTATGAAACTGACATATACATGTAGACAGCAAAACAGGAATATGCAAATCAATAAGTTACTACAAAAAGGAAGAATGATACATTGTTTGCCAAAAATCAATGTGACaaaacaaaaattatagaaaaacataccATGTCCATTTGATATAGATTGAAACGAAGAATCCTAGGGTCAACTTTTTTAGCCAACAAGTCAACACTAATATCCTTAATTTTCATATGATCCTGCCACGTACAAAGAAAACAAAGAGAGTTACAAAAAGCAAAATCATACATATGGTATTGTAGTTTCAGACGCAAGCAAACCACCAACCACAGAATGTATCAAATTCTATATGCAAAGAAGTTGAGATATCATAAtacaaaaattcaaaattactTACAACTTCTGCAGAGGTCATATAGCCCTTCTTTACTTGTGACGGGTTAGTAGATAACCACATATCAGCGTTAAGAGCTTCAGCAAACACATTCATTACAAATGTTCCAACCCACTTCCCTCCTGCCATAGTAAGACTAAATTCTCCATGCGTAATACTCATACGGCCTATATCAGCACATATAACACTGAAAAAAAGAACACATAAAAAAGATAACGCAAAAGAAAAGTAGAATATACTATAAATAGTATCATATATAGATATTTTTCTGAGAAAAGCGTCAACATACTTTTCAGCAATTCCTTTTGGCCTTCTCGCTGCTGCATGGTATACTTCCTTCTCAAGATTTGTCACAATGATTCGAGCACCAGAGCTAATGCTatttgtgaaacttgatttaggTGGCTTCAAAGCACGCTTCCTGTGACCAAGTGCTGAAAGATCTTTTTTTGTTTGAGCAGCATGATCTTCTTTCACAATCAAAGGATCAGATTTTTTTTTGCCTTTCTCAGTGGGCAATTTCTTATTAACATCAACATCTAAATTTGAGGAACTAACATTTTTCTGATCCATCTCAGTGTATTTTGGCTCAGAAGCATCATCAACTTTTTTGTCAAATGAAGAACTATTAAGTTCATTGACTTTCTCACTTTCTATATCAGTGTATTTTGCCTCAGCAACGAACTGGACATTGTCAAATGAAGAACATATGATTTTGTCTATGACTGGACTATCATCTTCCATATTAGTGTCTTGTTTCTCATTTGAAGGACCAGAAGCTATGGTCTTGTCTTTGAGAGGACCACCATCTCCAATCAAAGTGTCTTTCTTATTATTGGAAGGACCAGAAGATGTGGTTTTGTCTTTGGGAGGACTAGCATCTCCAATTTTAGTGTCTTGTTTCTCTGTGGAGGGCCCAAAAGATGTGGTTTTATCTTTGAGAGAACTAGAATCTCTCATCTCATGCATTAGCCTATTTGAACCACCAGCAACTCTATTTTCATTGTCAATTGACATATTCTGAATATCATCACTATGTCCCCTTGAAGTATCATCATATTCTTTCATTTTACTAGGATCATCAGATACTTTATCAATGGGACATTGCTGAACACCAGATAAATAAGATTTCACCAACGCATGAGACTGAATAACAACATTGGACTCATAATTCCTAAATGACTCTTTGTAGAAATATTTGCACATATTCCTCAAATGCAATAACCCCTGGTacacaaaaaatagaaaaaatctTACAAAAATAAGCATGAGCTATAggtattttttaaaataaataatacaTTCAGCTAAGTGATTTGTGCATACAAAAAATGCATCTTGATGGACACAGTAGTAAGTGGTTGTCATATATGCAGGTATTAGACATGAAAAGAGGTTAAAACTTATACTATCCTCAAACTTAATCACTAATAGGGTACATATGGCCAACAAAGAAGTATCTAAATTAACAAGTATATGCAAAAAACCCAAAAGACCAACTAATGACCAAATAATAGGGTACATATAGCCAAGATTTATGCAGTATGGGTAGCACTGGCTTTAGCATTAAGTATCAAGTTGCAGGAACAGATTAATTAATTCACCTGACCAGGCATAGAGTGGCAATGTTTATTGCTGGGAATTAAGAAAAGATAGCATAAACAAAAAGTTTGTTGCTGACAATTAAGAAAAAATAGGATAATTACAAGCTAAATAACACAAAAGTACCTCATCACTACAATTAGGGCCAGCAGTGGAACGAATGAAATTATCAACATCAGGATGCAACTCCTCTCCACAGAAAATACGAAAAGCAGTAGAGTCAGGAACTACTGTCTGCCTCGAATGAATATCAAATTCTAAATTTTCATGCAGTGTATCTAAAGGACCCTTTATAATCTGCACAAGAGAACAAAAAAATGTTAGCAATTCAAAATATGTACAGCTGACCAAGCCATGAAATAGTAAATAGATGGTCAATCTACCTTTCTCATTTTCTTAGATGTCCTATGCGGTGAAGAAGGACCACCAACATCTGGTGCAAAAGGTGACTCATTCAAAACTTGAACACTGCACCCTCTCTTACTTCTTCGATTCAAATCAGTCTTTCCAAAAACAGTAGAGTGTAGTGGTTTAATCTACAAGATCAACACTATAAGATTAAACAAAACATCCAGAAATCAGTAGAAAAAGAAACAACTCAAAATTGAAAATTTGAATTATAACAACACCTGCATGTCTTTAAATTTGGGGTAATGTACAATAAACTTTTCAACCAAATCATCAGTCCAAGCATCAATACGAGGTATTATCCGCGGAACTGTCTCCGGAACAATAATCATCTCTGAAGCCAAATAATCAAAGTAGGCAGTCTGAATGGAAAATAAGAACAAAATCAAACACCATAGACatataaatgaaaaaaaaagaaacaaatgtTAATCTAAACTATATATCAATTAAGCTTTATACCAGTCATATCAAGAAACTAGTACTCCTATATAAGATAATGCATACCAAGATCAGACATGCATATAATAAAAGGTCATAATAAGATGCAATCAAACATGTCAACTTCACAAATGAAAATAGAGAAATCTTCAAGATTGCAGACACTTCTTGTTAATGCAGTTCCATGCCATCACATTTTATCTCGATCTCACCTCAGTTTTCAACTACCAaaattattaaggatttaactaTTAAAGGCTCAAAAGCAATAGAACTGCACGCAGCTAGGAGTctatactcaaaagaaaaatttGTTGGTAACTTCCTAGTTAGCAACAAGTGATAATTTCAAAGTTAACATACTCAAAATAGACAAGTCAATTGTAGACTTAAAAACATTTCTAATCGAACAAAGCAAGTAAACAACATTCAAAACTTGCTGCACAATTTAACTAGAAATATAAAATGTATGAGTGAGCAGTAAATGAAATACTTACAAAGAGCACAAATATGCAGCCAGACAAAGTTGGTTTATCAGAAGTGCTTCCTTTAGACAAAGACTGTTGGAATTTGCAAAGCCCAGAATTCAAACAACTGACCACTGCATCACACCAATCATAAGACTTGATCTTTTTCACTGAGCGGATCCCATCATAGTAATGACAACTGGCTCTGAATGAACTGCTCGGGCACAGGAATATAGACAACACTACTAAAATGAAGATCCTAACAAATCTATCACCCACAAGCTCAGGAGTAATCATTGCAATAAGATCTTGAATCTTTGGAGCTAACGGTCCTGGTGTTGTTTCATTAGCAATAAAAGATTTTAATTCTAGAGAAGCTCTTGATTTAATCTTCACTTCACCATTAGGAATTCCAAGAATCAAATGGACTATGTGACCATCTATCTTGAATTCATTAGTCCCTGGAATTTTGATACACTGTGTATTCTTATCATAGCACCTTGCCAGCCAGACAATAAGTTGCTTATAAGGCATAATACTGCATTTCAGCTTAAG
Protein-coding sequences here:
- the LOC8079558 gene encoding protein FAR1-RELATED SEQUENCE 5, translated to MQAFTNKRLDRQDKEKDCSLAELEAYLLTTNNSTTTKNTGQNVKFDTYTVIAANNNISVEPGNESESLQAPRLFDLNQEAQGDAEDTATTNSRSTIYTQLHNEQAQRIQNQEERNLEKEVLQQHENQEGNTQTQEELANETRHPTEPSNTTEDRIIDDISEPPAQTTEEREMDNMFEEANYPSMNEIENAEEPQVGMSFATREDAFYAFKIYARKKGFAVRKDASYTSRITGQLERQMFVCNRSGKPICTDGPGRKRRSNVLENTNCKVLVRVKLELGLWVVTAVHLEHNHELAPSTWLVRFMRCHKNMNESEKNFIGVLQNSRVPPRKVMSIFRLLRGHLRCIGFDAKDVSNLQSKERMQHKHKDIAELLDIFKDRQKTIPGFYYSVMADEDGTVRSIFWTDAIGIANYKVYGDYMSFDTTFSTNLYGMPFAPIIGVNNHGKTILFGCALLKDQTISTFEWLFDTFLIANNGKMPSSIISDQDQSIASAIQSKFPTAVRRFCFWHIVKELKRKNVAFFAARPNLYKKLKYAVKNSFTIQEFEMRWNEILDEYQARENNSINYLYNIRRYWVPAYFMSSFYPFSSTTGRSESTNALFKGYVTHKETIVNFFEAYEQIQEKNLSTLDRCRFNSEIKCPSKWSFNGLEQHAATLYTTAIFQRVQKEFKSATAYAVKEIVPEKMFQLRRKTVYDSEFEKEEFEVTVTEDKEHFTCSCRKLDRDGIPCCHVLKIAERLDLLMIPASFVRYRWTKQADQEIVLQVGQELTLKHGNAANSIQYCLMMGEVSDYCSSISGNKRAVELFTAEFHKLKETINSKLTEHQDASGNQNGSTYVEGTSTTTLKNPPIPEERSNKKRRRSIAEKKEKQAIAKAKKKAAPKKNTVKRCTQCKSTLHDKKSCPEIGKMPQLPQVQHSA